One stretch of Streptomyces sp. NBC_00443 DNA includes these proteins:
- a CDS encoding ABC transporter ATP-binding protein: protein MSNAQPLLDVSGLTKHFPIKGGFPIKRTVGAVKAVDGLDFQVGEGEALGLVGESGCGKSTTGRLITRLLEPTSGKISYRGQDITHAGRRQLAPVRSEIQMIFQDPYASLNPRQTVGKIISGPMEINDINPAGGRETRVRELLEIVGLNPEHYNRFPHEFSGGQRQRIGVARALALEPKLIVADEPVSALDVSIQAQVVNLLQKVQQELGIAFVFIAHDLAVVRHFSQRVAVMYLGKIVEIADRDDLYDNPRHPYTRALLSAVPEATVEDTPRERIRLQGDVPSPINPPSGCRFRTRCWKATEKCSTEAPPLVQVEGNKPGHLTACHYPETDEAVPAPRLAKDPQPAV from the coding sequence ATGAGCAACGCGCAACCGCTCCTGGACGTCAGCGGTCTGACCAAGCACTTCCCGATCAAGGGCGGCTTCCCGATCAAACGCACGGTCGGGGCCGTCAAGGCCGTGGACGGCCTCGACTTCCAGGTGGGCGAGGGCGAGGCCCTCGGTCTGGTCGGCGAGTCGGGCTGCGGCAAGTCGACGACCGGGCGGCTGATCACGCGGCTCCTGGAGCCGACGAGCGGCAAGATCTCGTACCGCGGCCAGGACATCACGCACGCGGGCCGCAGGCAGCTGGCACCGGTCCGCTCCGAGATCCAGATGATCTTCCAGGACCCGTACGCGTCCCTGAACCCGCGCCAGACGGTCGGCAAGATCATCTCCGGCCCGATGGAGATCAACGACATCAACCCTGCGGGCGGCCGCGAGACGCGTGTGCGCGAACTGCTGGAGATCGTCGGTCTGAACCCCGAGCACTACAACCGCTTCCCGCACGAGTTCTCCGGCGGTCAGCGCCAGCGCATCGGCGTGGCAAGGGCGTTGGCCCTCGAACCGAAGCTGATCGTGGCCGACGAGCCGGTCTCGGCCCTCGACGTCTCCATCCAGGCACAGGTCGTGAACCTGCTCCAGAAGGTCCAGCAGGAACTGGGCATCGCGTTCGTCTTCATCGCCCACGACCTGGCCGTCGTACGGCACTTCTCGCAGCGCGTCGCGGTCATGTACCTCGGCAAGATCGTCGAGATCGCCGACCGCGACGACCTGTACGACAACCCGCGCCACCCGTACACCCGGGCGCTGCTGTCCGCCGTGCCCGAGGCGACGGTGGAGGACACCCCCCGCGAGCGCATCCGCCTCCAGGGCGATGTCCCCTCCCCCATCAACCCGCCCTCCGGCTGCCGCTTCCGCACCCGCTGCTGGAAGGCGACGGAGAAGTGCTCGACCGAGGCCCCGCCGCTGGTCCAGGTCGAGGGCAACAAGCCCGGCCACCTGACCGCGTGCCACTACCCGGAGACGGACGAGGCGGTCCCCGCGCCGCGTCTCGCCAAGGACCCCCAGCCGGCGGTCTGA
- a CDS encoding ABC transporter substrate-binding protein: MSFSRRNFLIATGVAAASTSVLSACSSGSEGGSQDQAPKVTGSKTTEIPVGTKADSTGPATEVKGAVTGGTIYSLQQFDMDHMDPGQIYVSTEGAITVPIMRGLTGYKLDDKGGATLVGDAATDAGTMKDGGKTWSFTIKDGIKWEDGADLSMDDVRHTFERLFASFITEGPIYVQEFLEGGDKYDGPYGGKSLDSIEIDGKTITFRLKEARVDFNYTLAMRGYSLVPKKGDTKEKYDKKPVSCGPYKIESRSIGKSMTFVRNEHWDPKTDPIRNAYPDKFVFQMGYELVASTDRWIADQGNDQYAVPIFNEVAPERLAQVLTKPELKKRVLTAVDTVTYYWPINMTRVKDLKVRQAINHAWPHQQLQTIGGGAASQEIATTIFAPVTPGYTKFDLYGVDKKPGGDPEKAKALLKEAGKLGYKLVIAYQQSDTAVKTAVAIKNALEAAGFQVVNKQVDKSTFYTQIGKIDNDFDLFAAGWSPDWPGGYSQFYPCWSGKNIGDGRSNYAQLDDPSVNKAIDAAGQIADVEEANKAWGNVDKMIMELAAVVPDYHKIRNYLYGSKVGNVVWDGGNTCVALTKLYAKK; this comes from the coding sequence ATGTCCTTCTCGCGTAGAAACTTCCTGATCGCCACCGGCGTGGCCGCGGCGTCGACCTCGGTACTGAGCGCCTGCAGCAGCGGCAGCGAGGGCGGCTCGCAGGACCAGGCCCCGAAAGTCACCGGCTCCAAGACCACCGAGATCCCCGTGGGCACCAAGGCCGACTCGACCGGCCCGGCCACCGAGGTCAAGGGCGCTGTGACGGGCGGGACGATCTACTCGCTCCAGCAGTTCGACATGGACCACATGGACCCGGGGCAGATCTACGTCTCGACCGAGGGCGCCATCACCGTGCCGATCATGCGCGGTCTGACCGGCTACAAGCTGGACGACAAGGGCGGGGCCACCCTGGTCGGCGACGCCGCGACCGACGCCGGCACGATGAAGGACGGCGGCAAGACCTGGTCCTTCACCATCAAGGACGGCATCAAGTGGGAGGACGGCGCCGACCTCTCCATGGACGACGTCCGCCACACCTTCGAGCGCCTCTTCGCGAGCTTCATCACCGAGGGCCCGATCTACGTCCAGGAGTTCCTGGAGGGCGGCGACAAGTACGACGGCCCGTACGGCGGCAAGAGCCTCGACTCCATCGAGATCGACGGCAAGACCATCACCTTCCGCCTCAAGGAAGCCCGCGTCGACTTCAACTACACGCTCGCGATGCGTGGTTACTCCCTGGTGCCCAAGAAGGGCGACACCAAGGAGAAGTACGACAAGAAGCCGGTCTCCTGCGGCCCGTACAAGATCGAGAGCCGGAGCATCGGCAAGTCGATGACCTTCGTGCGCAACGAGCACTGGGACCCGAAGACGGACCCGATCCGCAACGCCTACCCGGACAAGTTCGTCTTCCAGATGGGCTACGAGCTGGTGGCGTCGACCGACCGCTGGATCGCGGACCAGGGCAACGACCAGTACGCGGTGCCGATCTTCAACGAGGTCGCGCCCGAGCGTCTCGCCCAGGTCCTCACCAAGCCCGAGCTGAAGAAGCGCGTCCTCACCGCGGTCGACACGGTCACCTACTACTGGCCGATCAACATGACCCGGGTCAAGGACCTCAAGGTCCGCCAGGCCATCAACCACGCCTGGCCGCACCAGCAGCTCCAGACCATCGGTGGCGGTGCCGCGTCCCAGGAGATCGCCACCACGATCTTCGCCCCGGTGACGCCCGGTTACACCAAGTTCGACCTGTACGGCGTCGACAAGAAGCCGGGCGGCGACCCCGAGAAGGCCAAGGCCCTCCTGAAGGAAGCCGGCAAGCTCGGCTACAAGCTGGTCATCGCCTACCAGCAGTCGGACACCGCGGTGAAGACCGCCGTCGCCATCAAGAACGCGCTGGAGGCGGCCGGCTTCCAGGTCGTCAACAAGCAGGTCGACAAGTCGACGTTCTACACCCAGATCGGCAAGATCGACAACGACTTCGACCTGTTCGCCGCCGGCTGGAGCCCGGACTGGCCGGGCGGTTACTCGCAGTTCTACCCCTGCTGGAGCGGCAAGAACATCGGCGACGGCCGCAGCAACTACGCCCAGCTGGACGACCCGAGCGTCAACAAGGCCATCGACGCCGCGGGCCAGATCGCGGACGTGGAGGAGGCCAACAAGGCCTGGGGCAACGTCGACAAGATGATCATGGAGCTGGCCGCGGTCGTCCCGGACTACCACAAGATCCGGAACTACCTGTACGGCTCCAAGGTCGGCAACGTCGTCTGGGACGGCGGCAACACCTGCGTCGCGCTCACGAAGCTCTACGCCAAGAAGTAA
- a CDS encoding ABC transporter ATP-binding protein → MTSTDQQPFLSVKDLQVHFSTEDGIVKAVDGLSFDIAKGQTLGIVGESGSGKSVTNLTILGLHDPFRTKIDGEILLDGQELLTASERELERLRGNKMSMIFQDALASLSPYHTIGKQIGETYRKHTGASKKEARARAIEMLRRVGIPQPDMRVDDYPHQFSGGMRQRAMIAMALVCDPELLIADEPTTALDVTVQAQILDLLKELQQEFGTAIIFITHDLGVIADIADDVLVMYGGRCVERGTKEEVLRDPQHPYTLGLMSSMPSLDGPVDVPLSPIPGAPPSLLNPPPGCRFHPRCAFTDKVTGGLCSSERPLLDVVDGRGSACHLAPGERKDLFAEFAGSRH, encoded by the coding sequence GTGACGAGCACCGATCAGCAGCCCTTCCTCTCCGTCAAGGACCTCCAGGTCCACTTCTCCACCGAGGACGGCATCGTCAAGGCCGTCGACGGGCTCTCCTTCGACATTGCCAAGGGCCAGACGCTCGGCATCGTGGGCGAGTCGGGATCCGGCAAGTCCGTCACCAACCTGACGATCCTGGGTCTGCACGACCCGTTCCGCACCAAGATCGACGGCGAGATCCTGCTGGACGGGCAGGAACTGCTCACCGCCTCCGAGCGGGAACTGGAGCGGCTGCGCGGCAACAAGATGTCCATGATCTTCCAGGACGCGCTGGCCTCGCTGTCGCCGTACCACACCATCGGTAAGCAGATCGGGGAGACGTACCGCAAGCACACCGGTGCCTCCAAGAAGGAGGCACGGGCGCGGGCGATCGAGATGCTGCGGCGGGTCGGGATCCCGCAGCCCGACATGCGGGTGGACGACTACCCGCACCAGTTCTCCGGCGGTATGCGCCAGCGCGCCATGATCGCCATGGCACTGGTCTGCGACCCCGAGCTGCTCATCGCGGACGAGCCGACCACCGCGCTCGACGTGACGGTCCAGGCCCAGATCCTGGATCTGCTCAAGGAGCTCCAGCAGGAGTTCGGCACGGCGATCATCTTCATCACGCACGACCTCGGGGTCATCGCCGACATCGCGGACGACGTGCTGGTGATGTACGGCGGCCGGTGCGTGGAGCGGGGCACCAAGGAGGAGGTGCTGCGCGACCCGCAGCACCCCTACACCCTGGGCCTGATGAGCTCCATGCCGAGCCTGGACGGGCCGGTCGACGTGCCGCTGTCGCCGATCCCGGGTGCGCCGCCGTCGCTGCTGAACCCGCCCCCCGGCTGCCGCTTCCACCCACGGTGCGCCTTCACCGACAAGGTCACGGGCGGGCTGTGCTCCAGCGAGCGGCCGCTCCTCGACGTGGTGGACGGCCGGGGTTCCGCCTGCCACCTCGCGCCCGGGGAGCGCAAGGATCTGTTCGCCGAATTCGCCGGATCCCGGCACTGA
- a CDS encoding ABC transporter permease produces the protein MTPPTPSAAAPLEATDESIDKSPSPSTPKGNESRSPGRLAWTRFKRDRTGVISAYIVIFFFVIALTAPLIAKLYGKDPYTTYASQQPELLNAFAYPAGPNGGISSEFWFGIEPQLGRDVFTFLLYAIRTSLGIAVAATLLTVILGVVIGVTAGYLGGKTDYFVGRVIDILLSFPSTLFFIAFMPVVYGLFVAPDENIPTWLRAAGLIIVLSAFGWASIARLLRGQVLGLREREFVEAAKVTGASPRRIVFKELLPNLWTPIIIQSTLMLPAFVTAEAGLAFLGVGMIDPTPDWGVMIQRGAQFYTEDLTFMLFPGMSMVIFVLAFNLLGDSVRDALDPKSKR, from the coding sequence ATGACCCCCCCAACTCCATCCGCGGCCGCACCGCTTGAGGCGACTGACGAAAGCATCGACAAGTCGCCTTCGCCCTCCACCCCTAAGGGCAACGAGAGCCGCTCGCCGGGACGGCTGGCGTGGACCCGCTTCAAGCGGGACCGCACGGGCGTCATATCGGCGTACATCGTGATCTTCTTCTTCGTGATCGCGCTCACTGCTCCGCTCATCGCGAAGCTGTACGGGAAGGATCCGTACACGACGTACGCGAGCCAGCAGCCTGAGCTGCTGAACGCCTTCGCGTACCCGGCGGGTCCGAACGGCGGCATCAGCTCGGAGTTCTGGTTCGGCATCGAGCCGCAGCTCGGCCGTGACGTCTTCACCTTCCTTCTCTACGCGATCCGCACCTCGCTGGGCATCGCCGTCGCGGCCACCTTGCTCACCGTCATCCTCGGCGTGGTCATCGGCGTCACCGCCGGCTATCTCGGCGGCAAGACGGACTACTTCGTGGGCCGGGTCATCGACATCCTGCTGTCGTTCCCGTCCACCCTCTTCTTCATCGCCTTCATGCCGGTCGTGTACGGGCTCTTCGTCGCCCCCGACGAGAACATCCCGACGTGGCTGCGCGCCGCAGGCCTGATCATCGTGCTCTCCGCCTTCGGCTGGGCCTCCATCGCCCGACTGCTGCGAGGCCAGGTACTCGGCCTGCGCGAGCGGGAGTTCGTCGAGGCGGCCAAGGTCACGGGCGCGTCACCGCGGCGTATCGTCTTCAAGGAGCTGCTGCCCAACCTGTGGACTCCGATCATCATCCAGTCCACGCTGATGCTCCCGGCCTTCGTCACCGCTGAGGCGGGTCTCGCCTTCCTCGGTGTCGGCATGATCGACCCGACCCCGGACTGGGGCGTCATGATCCAGCGAGGCGCCCAGTTCTACACGGAGGACCTCACCTTCATGCTCTTCCCGGGCATGTCCATGGTGATCTTCGTGCTCGCGTTCAACCTCCTCGGTGACTCGGTGCGTGACGCACTCGACCCGAAGTCCAAGCGCTGA
- a CDS encoding IS607 family transposase — protein sequence MNLTEWARSQGIAPRTAYRWFREGTLPVPAERVGPRTILVNIDANTSPSVTGGVGLYARVSSHDQKPDLERQTARLSAWAAKAGQKVVRIESEIASGVNGCRAKARRLLADPAVTTVVVEHKDRLGRMNVELIEAALSATGRRLVVLDDGEVEDDLVRDMVEVLTSFCARLYGRRSAKNRARKALEAAAADE from the coding sequence ATGAACCTGACGGAATGGGCACGCTCGCAGGGCATTGCCCCGCGTACGGCGTATCGCTGGTTCCGTGAGGGCACATTGCCGGTACCTGCGGAACGCGTGGGACCGCGCACGATCCTGGTGAACATCGACGCGAACACCTCACCCTCCGTGACCGGTGGTGTAGGTCTGTATGCCCGCGTCTCCTCGCATGATCAGAAGCCGGACCTGGAGCGGCAGACCGCTCGCCTGTCGGCATGGGCGGCGAAGGCCGGGCAGAAGGTCGTGCGGATCGAATCCGAGATCGCCTCGGGTGTGAACGGCTGCCGCGCGAAGGCGAGGCGGCTGCTGGCCGACCCGGCGGTGACCACGGTCGTGGTCGAGCACAAAGACCGCCTCGGCCGGATGAACGTGGAGCTGATCGAGGCTGCCCTGTCCGCGACTGGTCGCCGACTCGTCGTCCTCGATGACGGCGAAGTTGAAGACGATCTGGTCCGAGACATGGTGGAGGTGCTGACGTCGTTCTGCGCCCGCCTGTACGGCCGTCGGTCGGCGAAGAACCGGGCGAGGAAGGCTCTCGAAGCGGCGGCTGCCGATGAGTGA
- a CDS encoding ABC transporter permease, translating to MFRFLVRRVIGALVILLIISAITFWLFYAVPRDPAMMSCGKNCTPENLAQIRQNLGIDKPIPVQYWLWLVGVFVGRDYANYDFCNAPCLGYSFANREPVFDTIMDRLPTTLSLAFGAAVVFLILGIGAGMIAALKQGKFLDKFASSASLLGSSLQIYFVGYIAMFFFVAQLGWLDQPQWTPLSENPAAWFGGLLLPWLVLAIIFTANYTRMTRSQLVEQLSEDYVRTARAKGLSRSNVFFRFAWRGAMGPIVTVFGIDLGTLIGGAIITESTFSLPGVGRLAVKSVDQSDLPMLLGVTLLAAGAIVFANIIVDAVYALIDPRIRLA from the coding sequence ATGTTCCGCTTCCTTGTCCGCCGAGTCATCGGCGCGCTGGTCATTTTGTTGATCATCAGCGCCATCACCTTCTGGCTCTTCTACGCCGTGCCGCGTGACCCCGCGATGATGTCCTGCGGCAAGAACTGCACGCCCGAGAACCTGGCGCAGATCCGGCAGAACCTGGGCATCGACAAGCCGATCCCGGTGCAGTACTGGCTGTGGCTCGTCGGCGTCTTCGTCGGGCGCGACTACGCCAACTACGACTTCTGCAACGCACCCTGCCTCGGGTACTCCTTCGCGAACCGCGAGCCCGTCTTCGACACGATCATGGACCGTCTGCCGACGACCCTCTCGCTCGCCTTCGGCGCGGCTGTCGTCTTCCTGATCCTCGGTATCGGCGCGGGCATGATCGCGGCGCTCAAGCAGGGCAAGTTCCTGGACAAGTTCGCCAGCTCCGCCTCGCTGCTCGGCTCCTCGCTCCAGATCTACTTCGTCGGCTACATCGCGATGTTCTTCTTCGTCGCGCAGCTGGGATGGCTCGACCAGCCGCAGTGGACCCCGCTCTCCGAGAACCCGGCCGCCTGGTTCGGCGGGCTGCTGTTGCCCTGGCTGGTCCTCGCGATCATCTTCACGGCCAACTACACGCGTATGACCCGCTCCCAGCTCGTGGAGCAACTCAGCGAGGACTACGTCCGCACGGCACGGGCCAAGGGTCTGTCCCGGTCGAACGTGTTCTTCCGGTTTGCCTGGCGCGGCGCGATGGGTCCCATCGTCACGGTGTTCGGCATCGACCTGGGCACGCTGATCGGCGGTGCCATCATCACCGAGTCGACCTTCAGCCTCCCGGGCGTCGGCCGACTCGCGGTGAAGTCCGTGGACCAGAGCGACCTGCCGATGCTGCTGGGTGTGACCCTGCTGGCGGCCGGCGCGATCGTCTTCGCCAACATCATCGTGGACGCCGTCTACGCCCTCATCGACCCGCGGATCCGGCTCGCCTGA
- a CDS encoding transposase: protein MSEPKKKKLRTIDAPFVALGPSGVAIRDRLGHLTDVDDKVLRLVGEHLGRLASLDLKNRCMDGLDHNSDTWAARKQGLTADSSSRWAGSITKATHDQWALSRRCQLAHIQGLEAGVRTLMHRLSQPIGEKGTKRAPGGYRSRGEWFQKSRRLTTLEYRLDVARAEREAGVVHVARGGRRLINNRHNLEAAQLTAEQWRERWEAERWFLAVDGESGKRFGNETIRVTPDGEVSIKLPAPLAHLANSKHGRYVLATRVQFQHRGAEWRDRIEDNRAVAYRIHLDVERGRWYLTASWTRPVVQTIPLQTARSEGMVGVDTNADHFAAYRLDRHGNPVGDPKRFFYDLSGSADHRDAQIRHAISQLLHWADRCGVKAIGLENLDFAAEKTREKHGRRKRFRQLISGIPTGKLKARLVSMASEHGLSIVAVDPAYTSMWGDQHWKRPLTSKKRKMSRHDAAGIAIGRRALGHPIRRRTAPPPQHQSDTAGHRTAQAGPGARGREGTRPPVTERAHDARSRTGTQRTRETSASNTVRDARSSGSWQQMSLLDTG from the coding sequence ATGAGTGAGCCGAAGAAGAAGAAGCTCCGCACCATCGACGCGCCGTTCGTCGCGCTCGGGCCGTCCGGGGTGGCGATACGCGACCGCCTGGGGCACCTCACCGACGTGGACGACAAGGTGTTGCGGCTGGTCGGTGAACACCTCGGACGCCTCGCCTCGCTGGACCTCAAGAACCGCTGCATGGACGGCCTGGACCACAACAGCGACACGTGGGCCGCCCGCAAGCAGGGCCTGACGGCCGACTCCTCGTCTCGGTGGGCCGGTTCGATCACGAAGGCCACTCACGATCAGTGGGCTCTGTCCCGCCGCTGTCAGCTCGCCCACATCCAAGGGCTTGAGGCCGGTGTGCGGACGCTGATGCACCGCCTCTCCCAGCCGATCGGGGAGAAGGGCACCAAGCGGGCACCCGGCGGATACCGCAGTCGGGGCGAGTGGTTCCAGAAGTCCCGCCGTCTGACGACCCTGGAATACCGCCTGGACGTGGCCCGCGCTGAGCGTGAGGCCGGTGTCGTGCACGTCGCGCGCGGCGGCCGGCGCCTGATCAACAACCGCCACAACCTCGAAGCCGCCCAGCTCACCGCCGAGCAGTGGCGTGAGCGGTGGGAAGCCGAACGGTGGTTCCTCGCCGTCGACGGCGAGTCCGGCAAACGCTTCGGCAACGAGACGATCCGCGTCACGCCGGATGGCGAGGTCAGCATCAAGCTGCCCGCCCCGCTTGCCCACTTGGCCAACAGCAAGCACGGCCGGTACGTCCTCGCCACCCGCGTGCAGTTCCAGCACCGGGGAGCCGAGTGGCGCGACCGGATCGAAGACAACCGGGCCGTGGCCTACCGTATCCACCTGGACGTGGAGCGGGGCCGCTGGTACCTGACAGCGTCGTGGACACGGCCCGTTGTCCAGACGATCCCGCTTCAGACGGCGCGGTCTGAGGGCATGGTCGGCGTGGACACCAACGCCGACCACTTCGCCGCCTACCGGCTCGACCGGCACGGCAACCCGGTCGGCGACCCCAAGCGGTTCTTCTACGACCTGTCCGGCAGCGCAGACCACCGTGACGCCCAGATCCGGCACGCCATCAGCCAGTTGCTGCACTGGGCCGACCGGTGCGGCGTCAAAGCCATCGGCCTGGAGAACCTGGACTTCGCCGCCGAGAAGACCCGCGAGAAGCACGGCAGACGTAAGCGCTTCCGGCAGCTCATCTCGGGCATCCCGACCGGCAAGCTCAAGGCCCGGCTCGTGTCCATGGCGTCCGAACACGGCCTGTCGATCGTTGCTGTGGATCCGGCGTACACGTCGATGTGGGGCGATCAGCACTGGAAGAGGCCCCTCACCTCGAAGAAGCGAAAGATGTCCCGTCACGATGCCGCCGGCATCGCGATCGGGCGACGCGCCCTCGGGCACCCCATCCGGCGACGGACGGCACCGCCCCCGCAGCACCAGAGCGATACTGCGGGGCATCGGACCGCCCAGGCCGGACCAGGCGCACGAGGGCGTGAGGGAACCCGCCCACCCGTCACGGAGCGTGCACACGATGCACGCAGCCGGACGGGGACACAGCGAACGCGGGAGACCAGCGCATCAAACACCGTTCGGGATGCGCGCAGTTCCGGGAGCTGGCAGCAAATGTCACTCCTGGACACTGGTTAG